A single Agromyces sp. CF514 DNA region contains:
- a CDS encoding RsmB/NOP family class I SAM-dependent RNA methyltransferase, with protein sequence MSAPRGQSAGGRRRPDAPRAPRVSPARRVAFEVLEAVRVDEAYANLLLPARIRRARLTQPDAAFATELTYGTLRRQGYYDRVIELAADRPADAIDPAVLDVLRLGAHQLLATRVPTHAAVNEQVDLVRSVVPKAAGFVNAVLRTVSRTDAEAWRELVAEGAPSDDERLARLESHPLWVVRALRAALEHEGRGDELEALLQADNSSPRVNLAVLPGIVDEGTVIGELGELAAIEGFAPDRYSPIGATAADPIAVIEAAGGRIRVQDEGSQLAALALSRFAPVRPGERWLDLCSGPGGKTAVLAAEALAGGAVLSANEVVPARAELVRAAIAGVPLDVDVRVGDGRELDAAAFGAPGGFDRILLDAPCTGLGALRRRPEARWRKRPQDVAELTRLQGELLDAAFAALAPGGVLAYVTCSPHTAETYGSLRSALARWGADAEPLDTSSVVQAVSRHPLDLASDAATVQLWPHRHGTDAMFIALVRRSPVTIA encoded by the coding sequence GCGCCGCGAGCACCGCGGGTCTCGCCGGCCCGGCGAGTCGCCTTCGAGGTGCTCGAGGCGGTGCGCGTCGACGAGGCCTATGCGAACCTGCTGCTCCCGGCGCGCATCCGCAGGGCCCGACTCACGCAGCCGGATGCCGCCTTCGCGACCGAACTGACCTACGGCACGCTGCGCCGGCAGGGGTACTACGACCGCGTCATCGAGCTCGCGGCGGATCGACCCGCGGATGCGATCGACCCGGCCGTCCTCGATGTGCTGCGCCTCGGTGCGCACCAGCTGCTCGCGACGCGCGTGCCGACCCACGCAGCCGTGAACGAACAGGTCGACCTCGTGCGCAGCGTCGTGCCCAAGGCGGCCGGGTTCGTCAACGCGGTGCTCCGCACGGTCTCCCGCACCGACGCCGAGGCCTGGCGCGAGCTCGTCGCCGAGGGTGCGCCCAGCGACGACGAACGGCTCGCGCGCCTCGAGAGCCATCCGCTCTGGGTCGTGCGCGCCCTCCGCGCGGCGCTCGAGCACGAAGGCCGTGGCGACGAGCTCGAGGCGCTGCTCCAGGCCGACAACTCGTCGCCGCGCGTGAACCTCGCCGTGCTGCCGGGCATCGTCGACGAGGGCACCGTCATCGGCGAGCTCGGCGAGCTGGCGGCGATCGAGGGCTTCGCCCCCGACCGGTACTCGCCGATCGGTGCGACGGCGGCCGATCCGATCGCGGTCATCGAGGCCGCCGGCGGCCGCATCCGGGTGCAGGACGAGGGCTCCCAGCTCGCAGCGCTCGCGCTCAGCCGATTCGCTCCGGTGCGGCCGGGGGAGCGCTGGCTCGACCTGTGCTCGGGTCCGGGCGGCAAGACGGCTGTGCTCGCGGCCGAGGCGCTCGCGGGCGGGGCGGTGCTCTCGGCGAACGAGGTCGTGCCCGCTCGGGCCGAGCTCGTTCGCGCGGCGATCGCGGGCGTTCCGCTCGACGTCGACGTGCGCGTCGGCGACGGACGCGAGCTCGATGCTGCCGCTTTCGGCGCGCCCGGAGGCTTCGACCGCATCCTGCTCGATGCTCCGTGCACGGGTCTGGGTGCGCTGCGACGGCGCCCCGAGGCGCGGTGGCGCAAGCGACCCCAGGACGTCGCCGAGCTCACCCGCCTCCAGGGCGAACTGCTCGATGCGGCGTTCGCGGCACTCGCGCCCGGTGGGGTGCTCGCCTACGTCACGTGCTCCCCGCACACGGCCGAGACCTACGGCTCGCTGCGCTCGGCGCTCGCACGCTGGGGCGCCGACGCCGAGCCGCTCGACACGAGCTCGGTCGTGCAGGCCGTGTCGAGGCATCCGCTCGACCTGGCATCGGATGCCGCGACGGTGCAGCTCTGGCCGCACCGGCACGGAACGGATGCGATGTTCATCGCGCTCGTGCGCCGATCGCCCGTGACGATCGCCTGA